One genomic window of bacterium includes the following:
- a CDS encoding BrnA antitoxin family protein, whose product MEDEDFPFKEFPFHKARRVTPEETEEWRKAIEAFTGKPRAKRPGPGRPLKEADEKYVAVSIRLHPRILEWAKKQAKKLGVGYQQFINAQLLKKVR is encoded by the coding sequence ATGGAAGATGAGGATTTTCCCTTTAAAGAATTTCCATTTCACAAAGCCCGGCGTGTTACTCCGGAAGAAACTGAAGAATGGAGAAAGGCCATTGAAGCTTTTACCGGCAAGCCACGAGCCAAAAGGCCAGGGCCCGGCCGGCCTCTCAAAGAAGCAGATGAAAAATATGTAGCGGTATCCATTCGCTTGCACCCCCGCATTTTAGAATGGGCCAAAAAACAGGCTAAAAAATTGGGCGTAGGGTATCAGCAATTTATTAATGCCCAATTACTTAAAAAAGTCCGATGA
- a CDS encoding BrnT family toxin, with amino-acid sequence MFEWDEVKNRENQSKHGADFEEAEKAFTDPQRVIVEDLDHSFKEERWFCLGNVEGNILTVRFTYRGKIIRIIGAGYWRKGKKRYEKENKIHK; translated from the coding sequence ATGTTTGAGTGGGATGAAGTAAAAAATAGAGAAAACCAAAGTAAACATGGTGCGGATTTTGAAGAAGCCGAAAAAGCTTTTACAGACCCTCAAAGAGTAATTGTGGAAGACTTAGACCATAGTTTTAAAGAAGAAAGATGGTTTTGTTTGGGTAATGTTGAAGGTAATATTTTAACGGTGCGTTTTACGTATAGAGGAAAAATAATTAGAATTATTGGAGCCGGGTATTGGAGAAAGGGCAAAAAGAGGTATGAAAAAGAAAATAAAATACACAAATGA
- a CDS encoding BrnT family toxin, with translation MTFEWDDNKAVSNFIKHGVLFDEAVYVFDDPYMVMVADDKHSEVESREWIIGETIQKNILLVVFARRNQVTRVISARKASRKERKQYEENKNGR, from the coding sequence ATGACATTTGAATGGGATGACAATAAGGCGGTTTCTAATTTTATTAAACATGGTGTTTTGTTTGATGAAGCTGTTTATGTTTTTGATGATCCGTATATGGTGATGGTAGCTGACGATAAGCATTCGGAAGTTGAGTCAAGAGAATGGATTATAGGAGAAACGATTCAAAAAAATATTTTGCTTGTAGTTTTTGCCAGAAGAAACCAGGTGACGCGTGTGATTAGCGCTAGAAAAGCAAGTCGTAAAGAAAGAAAACAATATGAAGAAAACAAAAATGGAAGATGA